One region of Cucurbita pepo subsp. pepo cultivar mu-cu-16 chromosome LG03, ASM280686v2, whole genome shotgun sequence genomic DNA includes:
- the LOC111790766 gene encoding DExH-box ATP-dependent RNA helicase DExH1 isoform X1 has translation MSLRTAVSSHSLLWKRPFLLPRLSVLRPVISAFAMSYRPNYQGGRRGSSSGGRRGGGRRGGGGGSGGRGGGGRGEQRWWDPVWRAERLRQNAAEMEVLNEDEWWAKMDQMKRGGEQELIIKRNYSRRDQEILYDMAHQQGLYFHAYNKGKSLVVSKVPLPDYRADLDERHGSTQKEIRMTTDIERRVGNLLDDLQGQGRDHSVSSTASAEGGKQTPTSINNTKPVYKLETDLAKEKLSAELKQKQEEMKGSDGLKTMLAFREKLPAFNVKSEFIKAMTENQVLVVSGETGCGKTTQLPQFILEEEISKLRGADCRIICTQPRRISAISVAARISSERGESLGETVGYQIRLEAKQSAQTRLLFCTTGVLLRQLVQDPQLTGVSHLLVDEIHERGMNEDFLLIILRNLLPQRPDLRLILMSATINADLFSKYFANAPTLHIPGKTFSVTEFFLEDVLEKTRYNIKSEFENFEGNPNRRRRQQESKKDPLSELFEDVDIDAQYKAYSSSTRKSLEAWSGAQLDLSLVESTIEYICRHEGYGAILVFLTGWDDISKLLDKVKANSYLGDSGKFLILPLHGSMPTINQREIFDSPPPAKRKIVLATNIAESSITIDDVVYVIDCGKAKETSYDALNKLACLLPSWISKASAHQRRGRAGRVQPGVCYRLYPKIIHDAMLQYQLPEILRTPLQELCLHIKSLQLGTAGSFLAQALQPPDPLAVQNAIDLLKTIGALDDMEELTPLGRHLCSLPLDPNIGKMLLMGSIFQCLNPALTIAAALAHRDPFILPINRKEEANDAKKSFSGDSCSDHVALLKAFEGWKDAKRNGAERSFCWENFLSPVTLQMMDDMRMQFLDLLSDIGFVNKSRGPSAYNQYSHDLEMVCAVLCAGLYPNVVQCKRRGKRTAFYTKEVGKVDIHPGSVNAGVHIFPLPYMIYSEKVKTTSIYIRDSTNISDYALLLFGGNLVPTKTGDGIEMLGGYLHFSASKNVLDLIKKLRGELDKLLNRKIEEPSFDITTEGKGVVAAAVELLHSQVVHH, from the exons ATGTCCCTCCGAACCGCCGTTTCTAGTCACTCTCTGCTCTGGAAGCGCCCATTTCTTCTGCCTCGACTTTCTGTACTTCGGCCAGTTATTTCAGCATTCGCAATGTCATATCGGCCCAACTATCAAGGTGGCCGTCGTGGCAGCTCATCTGGAGGAAGACGTGGCGGTGGCCGACGCGGCGGAGGTGGAGGCAGCGGAGGCAGAGGCGGCGGAGGTAGAGGCGAGCAACGTTGGTGGGACCCGGTCTGGCGCGCTGAGCGTCTGCGACAAAATGCTGCTGAG ATGGAGGTTCTTAATGAAGATGAATGGTGGGCTAAGATGGACCAGATGAAAAGAGGAGGGGAACAAGAGTTGATAATTAAGCGTAATTATAGTCGAAGAGACCAAGAAATCCTTTACGATATGGCTCATCAGCAGGGTCTCTACTT CCATGCATATAATAAGGGGAAAAGCCTTGTGGTTAGTAAAGTTCCATTGCCAGATTACCGGGCTGATCTCGATGAACGACATGGGTCCACACAAAAGGAG ATTCGAATGACTACGGATATAGAGAGGAGGGTTGGAAATCTTCTGGATGACTTGCAGGGTCAGGGAAGGGATCACAGCGTTTCTTCTACTGCATCAGCTGAAGGAGGCAAACAGACTCCAACTTCTATAAATAACACAAAACCTGTCTACAAGTTGGAGACTGATTTAGCAAAGGAGAAACTTAGTGCTGAACTTAAGCAGAAACAGGAAGAGATGAAA GGAAGCGATGGCTTAAAAACAATGCTGGCATTTAGAGAAAAGCTTCCTGCCTTCAATGTAAAATCTGAATTTATAAAAGCAATGACAGAAAACCAG GTATTGGTTGTTTCAGGAGAGACAGGTTGTGGTAAAACCACACAGCTCCCTCAATTTATTTTGGAGGAGGAGATATCAAAACTTCGTGGTGCTGATTGTAGAATAATATGCACCCAACCTCGGCGCATCTCTGCTATTTCAGTTGCTGCACGTATATCCTCTGAAAGGGGAGAAAGTCTTGGTGAAACAGTTGGATATCAAATACGACTGGAAGCAAAACAATCAGCCCAGACTCGACTACTATTTTGCACCACTGGAGTTCTACTCCGGCAGTTG GTTCAGGACCCACAATTGACTGGTGTTAGCCATTTGCTTGTGGATGAAATACATGAAAGGGGCATGAATGaggattttttattaataattctGCGCAACCTTCTTCCTCAGCGGCCAGATTTGCGTCTTATTTTAATGAGTGCCACCATTAATGCAGATTTGTTCTCCAAATACTTTGCGAATGCCCCAACACTACACATACCA GGAAAAACATTTTCTGTGACAGAGTTTTTTTTAGAGGATGTGCTGGAGAAAACTCGTTATAATATCAAGTCAGAGtttgaaaactttgaaggaaatCCAAATAGAAGAAGGAGACAACAAGAATCCAAGAAGGATCCGTTATCAGAATTATTTGAG gATGTTGATATTGATGCTCAGTACAAAGCTTATAGTTCATCTACGAGAAAGTCACTTGAAGCCTGGTCTGGGGCACAACTTGATTTGAGTCTG GTGGAATCAACTATTGAGTATATTTGTCGCCATGAAGGTTATGGTGCTATACTTGTATTTCTTACTGGTTGGGATGACATTTCTAAACTACTCGACAAAGTTAAAGCAAACAGTTATCTTGGAGATTCTGGAAAGTTCTTAATCCTTCCTTTACATGGTTCCATGCCAACCATTAATCAGCGAGAAATATTTGATAGTCCTCCCCCCGCCAAAAG AAAAATTGTGCTGGCAACTAACATTGCTGAGAGTAGTATCACCATAGATGACGTTGTCTATGTCATAGATTGTGGAAAAGCAAAGGAAACGAGTTATGATGCTCTGAACAAACTCGCTTGTCTGCTACCTTCATGGATTTCCAAGGCTTCAGCACACCAG AGGCGAGGTCGTGCTGGTCGTGTGCAACCTGGTGTTTGTTATAGACTCTATCCAAAAATTATCCACGACGCAATGCTTCAGTATCAGTTACCTGAAATTCTGAGAACTCCTTTACAAGAACTTTGTCTGCATATCAAAAGTTTGCAGCTAGGAACTGCTGGGTCATTTTTGGCACAGGCATTACAGCCACCAGACCCTCTTGCTGTCCAGAATGCCATTGACCTTCTCAAAACAATTGGTGCTTTAGATGATATGGAGGAGCTTACACCACTGG GTCGTCATCTTTGCTCATTACCTCTGGACCCAAATATAGGGAAGATGCTTCTCATGGGTTCTATATTTCAATGCCTGAATCCTGCCTTGACCATTGCTGCTGCTCTGGCTCACCGCGATCCATTTATTTTGCCCATTAATAGGAAAGAGGAAGCAAATGATGCAAAGAAATCATTTTCGGGTGATTCTTGCAG TGACCACGTCGCCCTTCTTAAAGCCTTTGAAGGATGGAAGGATGCAAAAAGAAATGGAGCTGAAAGATCGTTCTGCTGGGAAAACTTCTTATCTCCAGTTACCTTGCAGATGATGGATGACATGAGAATGCAGTTTCTAGATCTATTATCTGATATTGGCTTTGTGAACAAGTCCAGGGGTCCAAGT GCATACAACCAATACAGTCACGATTTGGAGATGGTGTGTGCAGTGCTTTGTGCTGGACTATACCCTAATGTCGTACAATgtaaaagaagaggaaagagGACAGCCTTCTATACTAAGGAAGTTGGGAAAGTGGATATTCATCCTGGATCTGTCAATGCAGGGGTTCATATCTTCCCTCTGCCTTACATGATTTACAGCGAGAAGGTCAAAACAACTAGTATATACATTAGAGACTCTACCAATATATCAGATTATGCCCTGTTGTTGTTTGGTGGTAATCTTGTACCTACCAAAACTGGAGATGGCATTGAAATGCTCGGTGGCTACCTCCATTTCTCTGCTTCAAAGAATGTTTTAGATTTAATAAAG AAATTGCGCGGGGAACTTGACAAGCTTTTGAATAGGAAGATCGAGGAGCCGAGTTTTGACATTACTACAGAAGGAAAGGGAGTGGTGGCAGCTGCAGTCGAGTTACTGCACAGTCAAGTTGTACATCATTAA
- the LOC111790766 gene encoding DExH-box ATP-dependent RNA helicase DExH1 isoform X2, with the protein MSLRTAVSSHSLLWKRPFLLPRLSVLRPVISAFAMSYRPNYQGGRRGSSSGGRRGGGRRGGGGGSGGRGGGGRGEQRWWDPVWRAERLRQNAAEMEVLNEDEWWAKMDQMKRGGEQELIIKRNYSRRDQEILYDMAHQQGLYFHAYNKGKSLVVSKVPLPDYRADLDERHGSTQKEIRMTTDIERRVGNLLDDLQGQGRDHSVSSTASAEGGKQTPTSINNTKPVYKLETDLAKEKLSAELKQKQEEMKVCLSFLFCNDALSLSLSLQHKYHVTYWALQGSDGLKTMLAFREKLPAFNVKSEFIKAMTENQVLVVSGETGCGKTTQLPQFILEEEISKLRGADCRIICTQPRRISAISVAARISSERGESLGETVGYQIRLEAKQSAQTRLLFCTTGVLLRQLVQDPQLTGVSHLLVDEIHERGMNEDFLLIILRNLLPQRPDLRLILMSATINADLFSKYFANAPTLHIPGKTFSVTEFFLEDVLEKTRYNIKSEFENFEGNPNRRRRQQESKKDPLSELFEDVDIDAQYKAYSSSTRKSLEAWSGAQLDLSLVESTIEYICRHEGYGAILVFLTGWDDISKLLDKVKANSYLGDSGKFLILPLHGSMPTINQREIFDSPPPAKRKIVLATNIAESSITIDDVVYVIDCGKAKETSYDALNKLACLLPSWISKASAHQRRGRAGRVQPGVCYRLYPKIIHDAMLQYQLPEILRTPLQELCLHIKSLQLGTAGSFLAQALQPPDPLAVQNAIDLLKTIGALDDMEELTPLGRHLCSLPLDPNIGKMLLMGSIFQCLNPALTIAAALAHRDPFILPINRKEEANDAKKSFSGDSCSDHVALLKAFEGWKDAKRNGAERSFCWENFLSPVTLQMMDDMRMQFLDLLSDIGFVNKSRGPSAYNQYSHDLEMVCAVLCAGLYPNVVQCKRRGKRTAFYTKEVGKVDIHPGSVNAGVHIFPLPYMIYSEKVKTTSIYIRDSTNISDYALLLFGGNLVPTKTGDGIEMLGGYLHFSASKNVLDLIKKLRGELDKLLNRKIEEPSFDITTEGKGVVAAAVELLHSQVVHH; encoded by the exons ATGTCCCTCCGAACCGCCGTTTCTAGTCACTCTCTGCTCTGGAAGCGCCCATTTCTTCTGCCTCGACTTTCTGTACTTCGGCCAGTTATTTCAGCATTCGCAATGTCATATCGGCCCAACTATCAAGGTGGCCGTCGTGGCAGCTCATCTGGAGGAAGACGTGGCGGTGGCCGACGCGGCGGAGGTGGAGGCAGCGGAGGCAGAGGCGGCGGAGGTAGAGGCGAGCAACGTTGGTGGGACCCGGTCTGGCGCGCTGAGCGTCTGCGACAAAATGCTGCTGAG ATGGAGGTTCTTAATGAAGATGAATGGTGGGCTAAGATGGACCAGATGAAAAGAGGAGGGGAACAAGAGTTGATAATTAAGCGTAATTATAGTCGAAGAGACCAAGAAATCCTTTACGATATGGCTCATCAGCAGGGTCTCTACTT CCATGCATATAATAAGGGGAAAAGCCTTGTGGTTAGTAAAGTTCCATTGCCAGATTACCGGGCTGATCTCGATGAACGACATGGGTCCACACAAAAGGAG ATTCGAATGACTACGGATATAGAGAGGAGGGTTGGAAATCTTCTGGATGACTTGCAGGGTCAGGGAAGGGATCACAGCGTTTCTTCTACTGCATCAGCTGAAGGAGGCAAACAGACTCCAACTTCTATAAATAACACAAAACCTGTCTACAAGTTGGAGACTGATTTAGCAAAGGAGAAACTTAGTGCTGAACTTAAGCAGAAACAGGAAGAGATGAAAGTATGTTtatcttttctcttttgtaatgatgctctctctctctctctctctctccaacaTAAATATCATGTTACCTATTGGGCATTGCAGGGAAGCGATGGCTTAAAAACAATGCTGGCATTTAGAGAAAAGCTTCCTGCCTTCAATGTAAAATCTGAATTTATAAAAGCAATGACAGAAAACCAG GTATTGGTTGTTTCAGGAGAGACAGGTTGTGGTAAAACCACACAGCTCCCTCAATTTATTTTGGAGGAGGAGATATCAAAACTTCGTGGTGCTGATTGTAGAATAATATGCACCCAACCTCGGCGCATCTCTGCTATTTCAGTTGCTGCACGTATATCCTCTGAAAGGGGAGAAAGTCTTGGTGAAACAGTTGGATATCAAATACGACTGGAAGCAAAACAATCAGCCCAGACTCGACTACTATTTTGCACCACTGGAGTTCTACTCCGGCAGTTG GTTCAGGACCCACAATTGACTGGTGTTAGCCATTTGCTTGTGGATGAAATACATGAAAGGGGCATGAATGaggattttttattaataattctGCGCAACCTTCTTCCTCAGCGGCCAGATTTGCGTCTTATTTTAATGAGTGCCACCATTAATGCAGATTTGTTCTCCAAATACTTTGCGAATGCCCCAACACTACACATACCA GGAAAAACATTTTCTGTGACAGAGTTTTTTTTAGAGGATGTGCTGGAGAAAACTCGTTATAATATCAAGTCAGAGtttgaaaactttgaaggaaatCCAAATAGAAGAAGGAGACAACAAGAATCCAAGAAGGATCCGTTATCAGAATTATTTGAG gATGTTGATATTGATGCTCAGTACAAAGCTTATAGTTCATCTACGAGAAAGTCACTTGAAGCCTGGTCTGGGGCACAACTTGATTTGAGTCTG GTGGAATCAACTATTGAGTATATTTGTCGCCATGAAGGTTATGGTGCTATACTTGTATTTCTTACTGGTTGGGATGACATTTCTAAACTACTCGACAAAGTTAAAGCAAACAGTTATCTTGGAGATTCTGGAAAGTTCTTAATCCTTCCTTTACATGGTTCCATGCCAACCATTAATCAGCGAGAAATATTTGATAGTCCTCCCCCCGCCAAAAG AAAAATTGTGCTGGCAACTAACATTGCTGAGAGTAGTATCACCATAGATGACGTTGTCTATGTCATAGATTGTGGAAAAGCAAAGGAAACGAGTTATGATGCTCTGAACAAACTCGCTTGTCTGCTACCTTCATGGATTTCCAAGGCTTCAGCACACCAG AGGCGAGGTCGTGCTGGTCGTGTGCAACCTGGTGTTTGTTATAGACTCTATCCAAAAATTATCCACGACGCAATGCTTCAGTATCAGTTACCTGAAATTCTGAGAACTCCTTTACAAGAACTTTGTCTGCATATCAAAAGTTTGCAGCTAGGAACTGCTGGGTCATTTTTGGCACAGGCATTACAGCCACCAGACCCTCTTGCTGTCCAGAATGCCATTGACCTTCTCAAAACAATTGGTGCTTTAGATGATATGGAGGAGCTTACACCACTGG GTCGTCATCTTTGCTCATTACCTCTGGACCCAAATATAGGGAAGATGCTTCTCATGGGTTCTATATTTCAATGCCTGAATCCTGCCTTGACCATTGCTGCTGCTCTGGCTCACCGCGATCCATTTATTTTGCCCATTAATAGGAAAGAGGAAGCAAATGATGCAAAGAAATCATTTTCGGGTGATTCTTGCAG TGACCACGTCGCCCTTCTTAAAGCCTTTGAAGGATGGAAGGATGCAAAAAGAAATGGAGCTGAAAGATCGTTCTGCTGGGAAAACTTCTTATCTCCAGTTACCTTGCAGATGATGGATGACATGAGAATGCAGTTTCTAGATCTATTATCTGATATTGGCTTTGTGAACAAGTCCAGGGGTCCAAGT GCATACAACCAATACAGTCACGATTTGGAGATGGTGTGTGCAGTGCTTTGTGCTGGACTATACCCTAATGTCGTACAATgtaaaagaagaggaaagagGACAGCCTTCTATACTAAGGAAGTTGGGAAAGTGGATATTCATCCTGGATCTGTCAATGCAGGGGTTCATATCTTCCCTCTGCCTTACATGATTTACAGCGAGAAGGTCAAAACAACTAGTATATACATTAGAGACTCTACCAATATATCAGATTATGCCCTGTTGTTGTTTGGTGGTAATCTTGTACCTACCAAAACTGGAGATGGCATTGAAATGCTCGGTGGCTACCTCCATTTCTCTGCTTCAAAGAATGTTTTAGATTTAATAAAG AAATTGCGCGGGGAACTTGACAAGCTTTTGAATAGGAAGATCGAGGAGCCGAGTTTTGACATTACTACAGAAGGAAAGGGAGTGGTGGCAGCTGCAGTCGAGTTACTGCACAGTCAAGTTGTACATCATTAA
- the LOC111790766 gene encoding DExH-box ATP-dependent RNA helicase DExH1 isoform X3, translating to MTTDIERRVGNLLDDLQGQGRDHSVSSTASAEGGKQTPTSINNTKPVYKLETDLAKEKLSAELKQKQEEMKGSDGLKTMLAFREKLPAFNVKSEFIKAMTENQVLVVSGETGCGKTTQLPQFILEEEISKLRGADCRIICTQPRRISAISVAARISSERGESLGETVGYQIRLEAKQSAQTRLLFCTTGVLLRQLVQDPQLTGVSHLLVDEIHERGMNEDFLLIILRNLLPQRPDLRLILMSATINADLFSKYFANAPTLHIPGKTFSVTEFFLEDVLEKTRYNIKSEFENFEGNPNRRRRQQESKKDPLSELFEDVDIDAQYKAYSSSTRKSLEAWSGAQLDLSLVESTIEYICRHEGYGAILVFLTGWDDISKLLDKVKANSYLGDSGKFLILPLHGSMPTINQREIFDSPPPAKRKIVLATNIAESSITIDDVVYVIDCGKAKETSYDALNKLACLLPSWISKASAHQRRGRAGRVQPGVCYRLYPKIIHDAMLQYQLPEILRTPLQELCLHIKSLQLGTAGSFLAQALQPPDPLAVQNAIDLLKTIGALDDMEELTPLGRHLCSLPLDPNIGKMLLMGSIFQCLNPALTIAAALAHRDPFILPINRKEEANDAKKSFSGDSCSDHVALLKAFEGWKDAKRNGAERSFCWENFLSPVTLQMMDDMRMQFLDLLSDIGFVNKSRGPSAYNQYSHDLEMVCAVLCAGLYPNVVQCKRRGKRTAFYTKEVGKVDIHPGSVNAGVHIFPLPYMIYSEKVKTTSIYIRDSTNISDYALLLFGGNLVPTKTGDGIEMLGGYLHFSASKNVLDLIKKLRGELDKLLNRKIEEPSFDITTEGKGVVAAAVELLHSQVVHH from the exons ATGACTACGGATATAGAGAGGAGGGTTGGAAATCTTCTGGATGACTTGCAGGGTCAGGGAAGGGATCACAGCGTTTCTTCTACTGCATCAGCTGAAGGAGGCAAACAGACTCCAACTTCTATAAATAACACAAAACCTGTCTACAAGTTGGAGACTGATTTAGCAAAGGAGAAACTTAGTGCTGAACTTAAGCAGAAACAGGAAGAGATGAAA GGAAGCGATGGCTTAAAAACAATGCTGGCATTTAGAGAAAAGCTTCCTGCCTTCAATGTAAAATCTGAATTTATAAAAGCAATGACAGAAAACCAG GTATTGGTTGTTTCAGGAGAGACAGGTTGTGGTAAAACCACACAGCTCCCTCAATTTATTTTGGAGGAGGAGATATCAAAACTTCGTGGTGCTGATTGTAGAATAATATGCACCCAACCTCGGCGCATCTCTGCTATTTCAGTTGCTGCACGTATATCCTCTGAAAGGGGAGAAAGTCTTGGTGAAACAGTTGGATATCAAATACGACTGGAAGCAAAACAATCAGCCCAGACTCGACTACTATTTTGCACCACTGGAGTTCTACTCCGGCAGTTG GTTCAGGACCCACAATTGACTGGTGTTAGCCATTTGCTTGTGGATGAAATACATGAAAGGGGCATGAATGaggattttttattaataattctGCGCAACCTTCTTCCTCAGCGGCCAGATTTGCGTCTTATTTTAATGAGTGCCACCATTAATGCAGATTTGTTCTCCAAATACTTTGCGAATGCCCCAACACTACACATACCA GGAAAAACATTTTCTGTGACAGAGTTTTTTTTAGAGGATGTGCTGGAGAAAACTCGTTATAATATCAAGTCAGAGtttgaaaactttgaaggaaatCCAAATAGAAGAAGGAGACAACAAGAATCCAAGAAGGATCCGTTATCAGAATTATTTGAG gATGTTGATATTGATGCTCAGTACAAAGCTTATAGTTCATCTACGAGAAAGTCACTTGAAGCCTGGTCTGGGGCACAACTTGATTTGAGTCTG GTGGAATCAACTATTGAGTATATTTGTCGCCATGAAGGTTATGGTGCTATACTTGTATTTCTTACTGGTTGGGATGACATTTCTAAACTACTCGACAAAGTTAAAGCAAACAGTTATCTTGGAGATTCTGGAAAGTTCTTAATCCTTCCTTTACATGGTTCCATGCCAACCATTAATCAGCGAGAAATATTTGATAGTCCTCCCCCCGCCAAAAG AAAAATTGTGCTGGCAACTAACATTGCTGAGAGTAGTATCACCATAGATGACGTTGTCTATGTCATAGATTGTGGAAAAGCAAAGGAAACGAGTTATGATGCTCTGAACAAACTCGCTTGTCTGCTACCTTCATGGATTTCCAAGGCTTCAGCACACCAG AGGCGAGGTCGTGCTGGTCGTGTGCAACCTGGTGTTTGTTATAGACTCTATCCAAAAATTATCCACGACGCAATGCTTCAGTATCAGTTACCTGAAATTCTGAGAACTCCTTTACAAGAACTTTGTCTGCATATCAAAAGTTTGCAGCTAGGAACTGCTGGGTCATTTTTGGCACAGGCATTACAGCCACCAGACCCTCTTGCTGTCCAGAATGCCATTGACCTTCTCAAAACAATTGGTGCTTTAGATGATATGGAGGAGCTTACACCACTGG GTCGTCATCTTTGCTCATTACCTCTGGACCCAAATATAGGGAAGATGCTTCTCATGGGTTCTATATTTCAATGCCTGAATCCTGCCTTGACCATTGCTGCTGCTCTGGCTCACCGCGATCCATTTATTTTGCCCATTAATAGGAAAGAGGAAGCAAATGATGCAAAGAAATCATTTTCGGGTGATTCTTGCAG TGACCACGTCGCCCTTCTTAAAGCCTTTGAAGGATGGAAGGATGCAAAAAGAAATGGAGCTGAAAGATCGTTCTGCTGGGAAAACTTCTTATCTCCAGTTACCTTGCAGATGATGGATGACATGAGAATGCAGTTTCTAGATCTATTATCTGATATTGGCTTTGTGAACAAGTCCAGGGGTCCAAGT GCATACAACCAATACAGTCACGATTTGGAGATGGTGTGTGCAGTGCTTTGTGCTGGACTATACCCTAATGTCGTACAATgtaaaagaagaggaaagagGACAGCCTTCTATACTAAGGAAGTTGGGAAAGTGGATATTCATCCTGGATCTGTCAATGCAGGGGTTCATATCTTCCCTCTGCCTTACATGATTTACAGCGAGAAGGTCAAAACAACTAGTATATACATTAGAGACTCTACCAATATATCAGATTATGCCCTGTTGTTGTTTGGTGGTAATCTTGTACCTACCAAAACTGGAGATGGCATTGAAATGCTCGGTGGCTACCTCCATTTCTCTGCTTCAAAGAATGTTTTAGATTTAATAAAG AAATTGCGCGGGGAACTTGACAAGCTTTTGAATAGGAAGATCGAGGAGCCGAGTTTTGACATTACTACAGAAGGAAAGGGAGTGGTGGCAGCTGCAGTCGAGTTACTGCACAGTCAAGTTGTACATCATTAA